From Sphingobacterium sp. lm-10, the proteins below share one genomic window:
- a CDS encoding PH domain-containing protein: MSIEKYTWDGQDAKVVEKIHAKILDMLTSGESINYIALQKKPAVTLFPDSITLSNKRIFLCEFAKLGLATNFEIFSWHDIKDISFKEEIFGSKVTVIPFTGENLTVDYIPKVQARKLYQLIKEALDNMQDAKSSPKEKETPLSPPLHVPHPATPPAPKAITFDDEESKLPGHFAPAMDRPAPAAIDPPVIPTRPAPKEEEDDETTKKLTRLKNLFDRQLISQGEYETKKAEILRDL; encoded by the coding sequence ATGAGTATCGAAAAATATACATGGGATGGCCAGGACGCCAAAGTGGTAGAGAAAATCCACGCAAAAATCCTGGATATGCTGACCTCAGGCGAATCCATCAACTACATTGCTTTGCAAAAAAAACCTGCCGTGACACTATTTCCAGACAGCATCACGCTAAGTAACAAACGCATTTTCTTGTGTGAGTTTGCTAAGCTTGGTTTGGCGACTAACTTCGAGATATTTTCCTGGCACGACATTAAAGACATTTCCTTCAAAGAGGAAATCTTTGGCTCCAAAGTGACCGTCATTCCGTTTACTGGCGAGAACCTTACGGTAGATTATATACCGAAAGTGCAGGCACGCAAGCTGTACCAGTTGATCAAAGAAGCGCTGGATAACATGCAAGATGCGAAAAGCAGCCCGAAGGAGAAGGAAACGCCACTCTCCCCTCCACTGCACGTTCCGCATCCTGCTACTCCTCCGGCACCGAAAGCCATTACCTTTGATGACGAGGAGAGCAAGCTTCCGGGACACTTTGCTCCAGCAATGGATCGCCCTGCACCTGCGGCGATTGACCCGCCGGTAATACCAACGCGTCCAGCCCCTAAAGAAGAAGAAGACGATGAAACCACCAAGAAATTGACGCGTCTGAAAAACTTGTTCGACAGACAACTCATCTCCCAAGGAGAGTACGAAACGAAGAAAGCAGAAATTCTAAGAGACTTATAA
- a CDS encoding electron transfer flavoprotein subunit alpha/FixB family protein, which translates to MAILVYVENIEGKFKKSAFEVVSYAKAIAQEQSTSVTALSIGNVADEELNKLAAFGASKIVKVDQEQLKQFINKAYAAVIAEAASKEQAHIIVLSNSFSGKGLAPRLAAKLEAGLADGAMELPTFSGNDLQVKKTAFSNKAFATEVITADKKVIAVNPNSHEPVRSEETPVIETLSPSVDAGDLNLVVKDIVRATDKISLPEAEIVVSAGRGMKGPENWAMIEELAEVLGAATACSKPVSDAGWRPHSEHVGQTGIVVSPNLYIAIGISGAIQHLAGVSSSKTIVVINKDPEAPFFKVADYGIVGDALEIVPKLTAAIQAHKAN; encoded by the coding sequence ATGGCAATACTCGTATATGTTGAGAATATAGAAGGCAAATTCAAAAAATCGGCTTTTGAGGTCGTTTCGTATGCTAAGGCAATCGCTCAGGAACAAAGCACAAGTGTGACTGCGCTATCGATCGGAAATGTAGCCGATGAAGAGTTGAATAAATTAGCGGCGTTCGGTGCTTCCAAAATAGTGAAAGTCGATCAAGAACAGCTTAAACAATTTATTAATAAGGCTTATGCTGCTGTCATTGCAGAAGCAGCGTCCAAAGAGCAAGCCCATATTATCGTCCTATCAAACTCCTTTAGCGGTAAAGGACTCGCCCCGCGTTTGGCGGCTAAATTAGAAGCCGGCTTAGCGGATGGCGCCATGGAGTTACCTACGTTTTCTGGAAATGACTTGCAGGTAAAGAAGACCGCTTTTTCTAACAAGGCCTTTGCGACAGAAGTGATTACCGCAGACAAAAAAGTGATCGCGGTAAACCCAAATTCGCACGAGCCCGTTCGCAGCGAAGAAACTCCGGTTATCGAGACGTTATCCCCTTCGGTGGATGCTGGCGATTTAAATCTGGTGGTAAAAGATATTGTACGTGCTACAGATAAGATCTCTTTGCCAGAAGCAGAAATAGTGGTATCTGCTGGACGAGGCATGAAAGGCCCAGAAAATTGGGCTATGATTGAAGAGCTTGCAGAAGTACTCGGTGCAGCAACCGCCTGTTCTAAGCCCGTGTCAGACGCTGGATGGCGCCCGCATTCTGAACATGTAGGACAAACCGGCATAGTGGTAAGCCCTAACTTGTACATTGCGATCGGTATATCTGGAGCGATTCAGCATTTGGCAGGAGTAAGTTCTTCCAAAACTATTGTAGTCATCAACAAAGACCCAGAAGCTCCTTTCTTTAAGGTAGCAGACTACGGCATTGTAGGCGACGCATTGGAAATCGTACCTAAACTAACAGCAGCGATACAAGCACATAAAGCAAATTAA
- the lnt gene encoding apolipoprotein N-acyltransferase, which translates to MRNNYLLALFSAFLLWFAWPPIPYSSPLLLIAFVPLLVAIEQVIRGTYPRKGRKVFLLSFVTGVVWNTASIYWVYNAMNAYLPAGVSVLIALIPFCLAPLLMACAFRGYYALRKKWNIWISFVGLVSFWIAYEYLHQTWDLAFPWMTLGNGFASAHQLVQWYEYTGAYGGTLWIWIANILSFLIFWQYKVKVSAYAQSRLIGLLAAIVLIPMGYSILRYTQYEEHINPSEIVVVQPNIDPYQKFGSITPNQQLDILLNLSRQVAKPNTEFFVWPETAISSPNGINEDDFREYPAYHRIFEFLNEYRNGNVLSGIESYRIYPDQQSITARKYNEGVFIDHFNAAVLIDQSSKLEFYHKSKLVPGVEQLPFGEILAFMKPLFAHFGGTTGGYGSQLEPSVLYSQSGIGAAPVICYESIYGNYVAKYIEDGAQFIAIVTNDGWWSDTSGKDQHFQYARLRAIENRRWVVRSANTGISGFINQRGDVVQKSEWWVPAALSQEINLNEDLTFYTQFKDLIVYTFLLLGLMSVILLLVRRTR; encoded by the coding sequence ATGCGCAACAATTATCTTCTGGCACTTTTTAGTGCCTTTTTATTGTGGTTTGCATGGCCACCCATACCCTACAGCAGCCCCCTACTTCTCATTGCATTCGTACCTTTATTGGTCGCAATAGAACAGGTGATTCGTGGAACTTATCCTCGAAAAGGTCGTAAGGTATTTCTACTCTCTTTTGTCACCGGCGTTGTTTGGAATACAGCCTCCATCTATTGGGTGTACAATGCGATGAATGCCTATCTGCCCGCTGGTGTATCGGTATTGATTGCGCTTATTCCTTTCTGCCTGGCTCCGCTGTTAATGGCCTGTGCCTTCCGAGGATATTATGCGCTACGCAAAAAATGGAATATTTGGATCAGCTTTGTAGGCTTAGTTTCCTTCTGGATTGCCTATGAATATTTGCATCAGACCTGGGATCTTGCCTTTCCATGGATGACGCTCGGCAACGGCTTTGCCTCTGCGCATCAGCTCGTGCAGTGGTACGAATACACGGGTGCTTATGGTGGTACTCTCTGGATCTGGATTGCTAATATTTTATCTTTTCTTATTTTCTGGCAATACAAAGTGAAGGTCAGCGCCTATGCGCAATCGCGATTGATCGGACTCCTTGCGGCGATCGTGCTGATCCCAATGGGCTATTCCATCTTGCGATACACACAATATGAAGAGCATATCAACCCGTCGGAAATTGTGGTCGTGCAACCAAACATTGATCCTTACCAGAAATTTGGTTCTATTACGCCAAACCAACAGTTAGACATATTACTTAATCTTTCCCGTCAGGTAGCGAAGCCAAATACAGAATTTTTTGTATGGCCGGAAACCGCTATCTCTTCGCCGAATGGCATCAATGAAGATGATTTTCGGGAATATCCCGCCTATCACCGTATTTTTGAATTCTTGAATGAATACCGCAATGGCAATGTGCTTTCTGGAATAGAAAGCTACCGCATCTACCCGGATCAACAAAGCATTACCGCCAGGAAATATAATGAGGGCGTATTCATCGACCATTTCAATGCTGCAGTATTAATCGACCAGTCAAGTAAGTTGGAGTTTTATCATAAATCAAAATTGGTTCCAGGAGTTGAACAGCTTCCTTTTGGAGAAATTCTGGCTTTTATGAAACCGTTATTTGCACATTTTGGAGGTACTACTGGTGGTTATGGTAGCCAGCTGGAACCTTCTGTTTTGTATTCGCAAAGTGGGATTGGTGCCGCGCCGGTCATTTGTTACGAATCGATCTATGGAAACTACGTGGCCAAGTATATCGAAGACGGTGCACAATTTATCGCCATCGTGACGAACGATGGCTGGTGGAGCGATACCTCTGGCAAGGATCAGCATTTTCAATATGCTCGACTTCGAGCGATCGAAAACCGTCGTTGGGTAGTACGCTCTGCCAACACAGGAATCTCTGGCTTTATAAACCAACGCGGAGACGTGGTGCAAAAAAGTGAATGGTGGGTGCCAGCGGCACTTAGTCAGGAAATCAACCTGAATGAAGATCTGACTTTCTACACGCAATTCAAGGACCTTATCGTATACACTTTTTTATTACTTGGCCTGATGTCGGTTATATTATTATTAGTGAGACGTACACGATAA
- a CDS encoding thioesterase family protein: METTENTYYEGQVLWAQIDANRHLRHSAYADFCAQARSNMLKNIGLSLNDFAKHQIGPILFREELIYFKEIHLDEYIRVEVEMNKYNISNSRFSFRHIIYKENGVKAAEVNVDGAWLDLKSRKLVAVPADWQSFLHRIPTSEDYVEIGE; the protein is encoded by the coding sequence ATGGAAACAACAGAAAACACGTACTATGAGGGCCAGGTATTATGGGCACAAATCGATGCCAATAGACATTTAAGACACTCGGCTTACGCCGATTTCTGCGCTCAGGCACGATCAAACATGCTTAAAAATATTGGATTATCACTCAACGATTTTGCAAAACATCAGATCGGACCAATCCTTTTTAGGGAAGAATTGATCTACTTCAAGGAGATTCACCTGGATGAGTATATTCGGGTAGAGGTCGAAATGAATAAATACAACATCAGTAATTCACGTTTCTCTTTCCGCCACATTATCTACAAGGAAAATGGTGTGAAAGCAGCCGAAGTAAATGTGGATGGTGCTTGGTTGGATCTTAAAAGCCGAAAGTTAGTGGCTGTACCAGCGGATTGGCAATCCTTTCTTCATCGTATTCCGACCTCAGAAGACTACGTAGAGATCGGCGAATAA
- a CDS encoding bifunctional nuclease family protein, producing the protein MKKIQLDIVGLSYSQTQSGAYALVLGEVGGNRRLPIIIGGFEAQAIAVEIEKMTPSRPLTHDLFKTFAETFSLSVSEVLIYNLVDGIFYAKLQCRDSEQVITEIDARTSDAVALAVRFKCPIYTYDFIMSSAGIVIEGNDFAFLENIENFGSSHADRSQKEETADSQKAENIPAKNTTKEPVSPYASLSMEQLESSLEKAIQSEQYETAAKIRDEIDQRKP; encoded by the coding sequence ATGAAGAAAATACAATTAGATATCGTAGGACTTTCCTACAGTCAAACCCAGTCTGGTGCTTACGCGCTTGTGTTAGGGGAAGTGGGTGGCAATCGCAGGTTACCTATTATTATAGGTGGATTTGAAGCCCAGGCTATTGCAGTGGAGATTGAAAAAATGACTCCCAGTCGGCCGCTAACACACGACCTGTTTAAAACCTTTGCAGAAACATTCTCCCTGAGTGTATCTGAGGTTTTAATCTATAATCTGGTGGATGGCATCTTTTACGCCAAATTACAATGTCGTGATAGTGAGCAGGTAATCACGGAAATAGATGCACGCACCTCAGATGCAGTAGCGCTGGCGGTACGTTTCAAATGCCCGATATACACCTACGATTTCATCATGAGCTCGGCAGGAATCGTCATTGAGGGCAACGATTTTGCTTTCCTAGAAAACATCGAAAATTTTGGCAGTAGCCATGCTGACAGGTCCCAAAAAGAGGAAACCGCAGACAGTCAGAAAGCAGAAAATATACCTGCAAAAAATACAACCAAAGAGCCCGTTTCTCCGTATGCTTCTCTATCTATGGAACAATTAGAGAGCAGTCTGGAAAAAGCAATACAAAGTGAGCAATACGAGACCGCAGCGAAAATTCGCGACGAAATCGATCAAAGAAAGCCATAA
- a CDS encoding electron transfer flavoprotein subunit beta/FixA family protein, translating into MRILVCISHVPDTTSKITFNSDHTEFNQSGVQFIINPYDEIALARAVELTEGTDGSITVINVGDASTEPTIRKALAVGATDAVRIDAAPRDAWFVAKQIAHYASEQSFDLILTGRESIDYNGSQVAALVGELLNIPSVSIVKKFDIQDREITIEREIEGGKEVLSTQLPVVLGTAEGVAEPKIPNMRGIMSARTKSLQVVPAVDVPVLSSISKYESPAPRGQVAMVDEVEQLVNLLHTKAKVL; encoded by the coding sequence ATGAGAATTTTAGTTTGCATTAGTCATGTGCCGGACACCACGTCCAAAATCACTTTTAACAGTGATCACACCGAGTTCAATCAGTCCGGTGTACAATTTATCATTAATCCGTACGACGAAATCGCCTTGGCGCGTGCCGTAGAACTAACAGAAGGTACCGATGGATCCATCACCGTGATCAATGTCGGTGACGCGAGTACAGAGCCTACTATCCGCAAAGCATTGGCTGTAGGCGCCACCGATGCGGTACGAATTGATGCCGCACCGCGCGATGCTTGGTTTGTGGCGAAGCAAATTGCGCATTATGCATCGGAACAATCATTTGATCTAATATTGACAGGAAGAGAATCCATCGATTACAATGGTTCGCAAGTAGCCGCATTAGTCGGAGAGCTCTTGAATATCCCGTCTGTATCTATTGTAAAAAAGTTTGATATCCAGGATCGCGAGATTACCATCGAACGCGAGATCGAAGGTGGTAAAGAAGTGTTGAGCACACAGTTACCAGTCGTGTTAGGCACCGCAGAGGGCGTTGCAGAGCCAAAAATCCCGAATATGCGTGGCATTATGTCGGCACGCACCAAGTCGCTTCAGGTAGTTCCTGCGGTAGATGTACCGGTATTAAGCAGTATCTCAAAATACGAATCTCCAGCTCCTCGTGGTCAGGTAGCCATGGTAGATGAAGTAGAACAGCTGGTGAATCTATTGCACACCAAAGCAAAGGTTTTATAA
- a CDS encoding tetratricopeptide repeat protein encodes MNERLGQLQELLKESPQDPFLHYAVTMEYVKLDNRLDALAGFENMISNFPDYVGTYYHFGKFLEKEEQLNRALEIYQQGMEIAKSKRNMHALNELRGAYNLALGEDEEDEF; translated from the coding sequence ATGAATGAACGTTTAGGGCAATTACAGGAGTTATTAAAAGAATCCCCACAAGATCCATTCTTACATTATGCGGTTACTATGGAGTACGTAAAGCTGGATAACAGATTGGATGCGTTAGCGGGTTTTGAAAACATGATTTCAAACTTCCCAGATTACGTAGGTACATACTATCATTTTGGTAAATTTCTAGAAAAGGAAGAGCAACTTAATAGGGCATTGGAAATCTACCAACAAGGTATGGAGATAGCCAAATCAAAACGAAATATGCACGCCCTAAACGAATTGCGGGGTGCTTACAACCTCGCATTGGGAGAAGACGAAGAGGATGAATTCTAA
- a CDS encoding YwbE family protein has translation MDGKTRADIKRGTLVNIILKKDQRTGTLTEGVVKDLLTSAPYHSRGIKVRLEDGSIGRVAEILPDEDF, from the coding sequence ATGGACGGTAAAACGAGAGCAGATATAAAACGAGGAACTTTAGTGAATATTATCTTGAAGAAAGATCAGCGTACCGGTACGCTGACAGAAGGAGTCGTGAAAGATTTGTTGACATCTGCACCTTACCATAGTCGTGGAATCAAGGTGCGCTTGGAAGATGGTAGCATTGGCCGAGTAGCAGAAATTCTTCCCGACGAAGACTTCTAG
- a CDS encoding ATP-binding protein: protein MAVNHVLCENEPIQFVGRIQSFGKLIILDHKQCIIGFSENWDYYLGEEDLAVYLGEPADKLFTRFAAHASEKLIAFIDGIPLTGDDRHVMPLQLDGYNYIVKAYRVEQHLHVELEDVGDVNEHTLLLSSYSKKINQAGEHVWDALCENIRSIIGYDRVMIYQFLEDNSGQVIAENKRSDISSYFGFRFPEFDIPKQARALYLKHHVRQTWDIDGQTYAILSNQAAPFDLTTCNLRALSPIHLQYLKNAGAQASMSFSIIVQGKLWGLVACQHSMPIHVDYPKRTLGLFLTEFAVNKHLTIASERDLEFDRRIASLELKLKESMLIKSDVLTALRSDLPELAKLIDADAIVVVNKDQLLVHCTTLNNYQILELHQFVSATTEKLVFEDHCFAINHREKLSFELPFAGLLRVDIDLSRSFSIYALRNEVITEEEWAGNPEKIMEYDAQEDLFRPSPRQSFDAWRKQIHGTAPQWTNDQVFSLKRIRQIVRESILRKSEEIISLNQELIQLNNALDTYSYTVTHDLRNPLSSIKLTGQFLQKKLGKEHELVARGASNILDSVTVMENLMEKILEFSRAKVYQYEPEWVDVSTSIRKIIQENVARYNKDVANIEVKNLLPLYGEKTLFHQIFANIIGNAIKYSSKTEKAHVCIESHVRNNSIYYRITDNGIGIDADELANIYDVFKRMSNSSGFEGTGVGMAIVKRIVERLNATIDVSSELKKGTTVHLVFPNANIPIEMLSQSTQAG from the coding sequence ATGGCAGTAAACCATGTTCTCTGTGAGAACGAACCAATCCAGTTTGTTGGTCGGATTCAAAGTTTTGGGAAGCTAATAATTCTGGATCATAAGCAATGTATCATAGGTTTTAGCGAAAATTGGGACTATTATTTGGGTGAAGAGGACTTAGCTGTTTATTTGGGCGAACCAGCGGATAAGCTCTTTACACGATTTGCCGCGCACGCTAGCGAAAAGCTCATTGCCTTTATTGATGGAATACCGCTCACTGGAGATGATAGGCACGTGATGCCTCTTCAGCTAGATGGGTACAACTACATTGTTAAAGCATATCGCGTAGAACAACATCTTCATGTCGAATTGGAAGATGTTGGTGATGTTAACGAGCATACTTTACTCCTCTCCTCGTATTCTAAAAAAATCAATCAAGCTGGAGAACACGTTTGGGATGCGCTATGTGAAAATATACGTTCTATAATTGGTTATGACCGTGTAATGATTTACCAATTCTTGGAAGATAACAGCGGACAGGTTATTGCGGAAAATAAGCGAAGTGACATCTCCTCCTATTTCGGATTCCGATTTCCTGAATTCGATATCCCTAAACAGGCACGAGCACTGTACTTGAAACACCACGTTAGGCAGACATGGGATATTGACGGACAGACCTACGCAATTTTATCGAATCAAGCGGCTCCTTTTGATTTGACTACCTGCAACTTACGTGCTCTTTCGCCAATCCACCTCCAATATTTGAAAAATGCTGGCGCTCAGGCAAGTATGAGTTTTTCGATCATTGTACAAGGCAAATTATGGGGACTAGTCGCATGCCAGCATAGCATGCCAATTCATGTAGACTATCCAAAACGCACACTTGGATTATTCCTAACCGAATTTGCTGTTAATAAACACCTCACTATTGCCAGTGAACGAGATTTGGAATTCGATCGTCGTATCGCTTCTTTAGAGTTAAAACTGAAAGAAAGCATGCTGATTAAAAGTGATGTACTCACCGCACTACGCTCAGATTTGCCTGAATTGGCCAAACTCATCGATGCCGATGCGATAGTAGTTGTCAACAAAGATCAGTTACTCGTTCATTGCACCACGTTAAATAATTATCAAATTCTCGAATTACATCAATTTGTATCGGCCACAACCGAAAAATTAGTATTCGAGGATCATTGTTTTGCTATAAATCATCGAGAAAAGTTATCCTTCGAGCTACCATTTGCAGGTCTTTTGCGAGTAGATATTGACTTGAGCCGATCGTTTAGCATCTATGCGTTACGAAATGAAGTAATCACAGAAGAGGAATGGGCAGGCAATCCCGAGAAGATTATGGAATATGATGCGCAGGAAGATTTATTCCGACCATCTCCGCGACAGTCTTTTGATGCTTGGAGAAAGCAAATTCATGGCACAGCACCCCAGTGGACCAATGATCAGGTATTTTCTCTGAAAAGAATTAGACAGATTGTTCGGGAAAGCATCCTACGTAAATCCGAAGAGATCATCAGTCTAAATCAGGAGTTAATACAACTCAACAATGCATTGGATACCTATTCGTACACGGTTACGCACGACCTTCGTAATCCCTTGTCTTCCATAAAGCTAACTGGACAGTTTTTGCAAAAGAAATTAGGAAAAGAGCATGAGCTCGTTGCCCGAGGCGCCAGCAATATATTGGATTCTGTAACGGTGATGGAAAATTTGATGGAAAAAATCTTGGAGTTTTCCCGCGCAAAAGTATACCAATACGAGCCAGAATGGGTCGATGTATCTACCTCCATTCGGAAGATCATTCAGGAGAATGTAGCACGATACAATAAGGACGTTGCGAACATTGAGGTTAAAAACCTACTTCCACTCTACGGAGAGAAAACGTTGTTTCATCAGATCTTTGCTAACATTATTGGAAATGCAATCAAATATAGCAGTAAAACGGAAAAAGCACATGTATGCATAGAAAGTCATGTCAGAAACAACAGTATCTATTATCGTATCACAGATAATGGCATTGGCATTGATGCTGATGAGCTGGCAAACATCTATGATGTTTTCAAACGCATGTCCAACTCCTCTGGTTTTGAAGGGACAGGCGTTGGAATGGCGATTGTGAAGCGTATCGTAGAAAGATTAAATGCTACGATTGACGTGAGCAGCGAGTTAAAAAAGGGTACTACAGTACACCTCGTATTCCCAAATGCTAATATTCCGATCGAAATGCTTTCTCAAAGTACACAGGCTGGCTAA
- a CDS encoding cysteine desulfurase family protein, whose translation MQVYLDNAATTPIDPLVIEVMVEAMTKSYGNPSSIHGHGREVKTMIERARKTVASLINASPSEIFFTSGGTEADNMAIVRAIEGFGITHAITSPLEHHAVLHTLEELEKEGKVHLDLLRVSDTGVIDLAHLEELLAQNPKTFVSIMHANNELGNLTDIARVSQICQQYNAIFHSDTVQTMGHYKHDLKELQIDFITGAAHKFHGPKGVGFLYINGKNKIKPLLFGGAQERNMRGGTENVYGIVGLAKALELAYADMEGHQEAVQSLKSYMREQLIERIPEVAFNGIDNDKDALYTVLNVSLPPSDMADMMLFNLDIKGISASGGSACSSGSDIGSHVLRGIGADPQRPSVRFSFCKYNTKEEIDYVVEQLEKLYVKS comes from the coding sequence ATGCAAGTTTATCTGGATAATGCCGCTACTACCCCGATCGATCCTTTGGTGATCGAAGTGATGGTAGAAGCTATGACAAAAAGTTATGGAAATCCATCGTCTATTCATGGACATGGACGTGAGGTAAAAACCATGATTGAGCGGGCACGCAAAACGGTTGCGAGTCTGATCAACGCTTCGCCTTCCGAAATATTCTTCACTTCGGGTGGTACAGAGGCAGATAACATGGCGATTGTGCGTGCTATTGAGGGTTTTGGTATTACGCATGCGATTACTTCGCCTCTGGAGCATCATGCGGTACTGCACACGTTGGAAGAACTAGAAAAAGAAGGCAAGGTACATTTAGACTTACTTCGGGTCAGTGATACTGGTGTGATCGATTTAGCTCATTTGGAAGAGCTGCTGGCGCAAAACCCCAAAACGTTTGTTTCCATCATGCATGCCAATAATGAGTTGGGCAACCTGACTGACATTGCGCGTGTATCACAAATCTGTCAACAATACAATGCCATTTTCCATTCGGATACCGTGCAGACCATGGGACACTACAAACATGATTTGAAAGAACTACAAATCGATTTCATCACCGGTGCAGCCCATAAGTTTCATGGACCCAAAGGAGTAGGGTTTTTATATATCAACGGAAAAAATAAAATAAAACCGCTATTATTCGGAGGCGCTCAGGAGCGTAATATGCGTGGTGGTACAGAGAATGTATACGGTATCGTCGGTTTGGCCAAAGCATTGGAGTTGGCGTATGCTGATATGGAAGGTCACCAAGAAGCCGTGCAGTCTCTGAAGAGTTACATGAGGGAGCAGTTGATTGAACGTATACCGGAAGTAGCTTTCAATGGCATTGATAACGATAAAGACGCGCTTTATACTGTACTGAATGTATCGCTACCTCCAAGTGATATGGCAGATATGATGTTGTTTAATCTAGACATTAAAGGGATTTCCGCTTCTGGAGGCAGTGCCTGTAGCTCCGGTTCAGACATTGGCTCTCACGTGCTGCGTGGTATCGGGGCAGATCCTCAACGACCATCCGTACGTTTCTCTTTCTGTAAATACAATACAAAAGAAGAAATCGATTACGTGGTAGAGCAACTTGAAAAACTATATGTAAAATCATAA
- the rsmI gene encoding 16S rRNA (cytidine(1402)-2'-O)-methyltransferase, translated as MLFLVPTPIGNLEDMTFRAIRILKESDLILAEDTRTSAPLLKHFGIEKRVFAHHQHNEHKAVQEIIRFLKEGKQISLISDAGTPAISDPGFLLVREAIREGIEIQCLPGATAFVPALVNSGLPNDRFCFEGFLPVKKGRQTRLIALSTENRSMIFYESPHRIERTIDDFIQYFGESRQASISRELSKLYEETIRGTLSELKSHFAEHPPKGEFVFCVAGQES; from the coding sequence ATGCTATTTTTAGTACCCACCCCTATTGGCAACTTGGAAGACATGACGTTTCGGGCGATCCGTATACTCAAGGAATCCGATCTTATACTTGCAGAAGATACGCGTACCAGTGCACCACTGCTGAAACATTTTGGCATTGAGAAAAGAGTATTTGCACACCATCAGCATAATGAGCACAAAGCCGTGCAGGAAATTATTCGCTTTCTGAAAGAAGGCAAACAAATCTCTCTAATTTCGGATGCCGGCACGCCAGCGATCTCCGATCCTGGTTTTCTATTAGTGCGCGAAGCGATACGCGAGGGCATTGAAATACAGTGCTTGCCTGGTGCTACGGCTTTTGTCCCCGCATTGGTCAATTCTGGGTTACCAAACGACCGCTTTTGTTTCGAGGGATTCTTGCCGGTAAAGAAAGGTCGGCAAACGCGATTGATTGCGTTGAGCACGGAAAATCGCAGCATGATTTTCTATGAATCGCCACATCGTATTGAGCGTACTATTGATGATTTTATTCAATATTTTGGTGAATCGCGACAGGCTTCCATTTCCAGAGAGTTATCTAAGCTATATGAAGAAACTATCCGCGGTACCTTGTCGGAATTGAAGAGTCACTTTGCAGAACATCCGCCAAAAGGCGAATTTGTATTCTGCGTAGCCGGACAAGAAAGTTAA
- a CDS encoding copper resistance protein NlpE, whose product MRIYLYIISILTACLVSISCINNKANADVESNVDRSRQKYNLSGRYEGNLPCADCSAISTTLVLNKDRTYSLHYTYVGKSDELFHKDGVWRVDSDVLHLESEDYNYKIEGDRLSQLDLSGKEMTGNLAGKYILDRVD is encoded by the coding sequence ATGCGGATCTACTTATATATCATTTCCATCCTGACGGCATGCCTTGTTTCGATATCATGTATCAACAACAAGGCAAATGCTGATGTGGAATCCAACGTAGATCGTAGTCGGCAGAAATACAACCTTTCTGGAAGGTATGAGGGTAATTTACCCTGTGCAGATTGTTCTGCTATCTCCACAACACTCGTTTTGAATAAAGACCGCACCTATTCCCTTCATTATACCTATGTAGGTAAAAGTGATGAGCTCTTTCACAAAGATGGTGTATGGCGTGTAGATTCTGATGTTCTACACCTGGAAAGCGAAGATTATAATTATAAGATAGAGGGAGATCGATTAAGTCAACTCGATCTTTCGGGTAAAGAGATGACTGGTAATCTTGCCGGGAAATATATTCTAGATAGAGTAGACTGA